Part of the uncultured Desulfobacter sp. genome, CCGTTGAGGGGTATCCGGCACCGGTCAGGGCCATATACATGGCAACCGCTTAATTCGGTTGGACACTAGGAAACTTCGACCGGCTCAAACTGCCTGGCCGCAGCAAAAATGCGGTCATCCTTTTCAAAAAATGCCACGGCATCAAGATATCCGGCATCAAGGGCATCTTCAGACGACAGTTTAAGTTTGAACTGCTTGATGGGAAAGATATTCCAGTCGTGGGTCACACCGATGGCCGCCTGTCCCGGGGAAAGCGCTTTAAGGCTTGATACCATAAAATCGCTGATCCGGTTTGCCGTTACCTCGGGATCAAGCATAATGGAGTCATCAATGGTGTTGTCAAACCAGTTCCGGACAAACTGGTTTGAACCTGTTTGAATCAACATATTTGTTGCGGTTACAATGTCTTTCACATAAAAAGGGGTTAAGGCCGTGTCAAGGGTGTTATGGGGCAAAAGTTTGCCTGTGACGGAGGTAAATCCTTTATCAATCAGATAAGCCGTTTCAACACAGCGGCCGAAATGGCTGGAAAACAGAACCGGTGTCAGATCTAAGGGAAAGGATTTGCCAAGATCAAAGGCATATCCTTTACCGGCATCATTAAGTCCCATAAACGGTTCAAGCCGCGGATTGTCCGAGTATTGTCTGTCCGAATGGCGTAAGATTAAAGAGAGTCTGTCAACACCCTGCCCAAGAAGGGTTCTGACCAGTTCAATGGTATGCTGGGACCGAAGTATATATTTATTGCTCATGTCATCTCCCGAGGGCGTTCAAAACGGTTCGTTAAAATACGCCGCATTGTTATGATTTTGAAAATTATTGAATAGATTTCTTACTCTATGATATATGACCTGTCAAATTTTCATTCAGCGCGGAATACATAAAGGACGTCAATATGGCACAACCCATCATCAACATCGGTAAATTTTGTGGGGCTTGATAATTATATAACCGGATTAAAGTCCTTTAAGGGGTTTAGAGGCGATATTGTCAGCCACAAAACATTTGATGCCAGACCGGCGGCCTGGGCATCCAAAGAGCGTTTCCCCCGTTTTAAAAATAATTTGTCCGGCCTTCTTGCCGAACTTGGTATCAAGAATCTGTATACCCACCAGGCCCGGGCCATATCTCTGATCCTGGATGATCGTCATACGGTGATTGCCACGCCTACGGCATCGGGTAAAAGCCTGGTGTATAACCTGCCGGTCATGGACACACTCATATCCGACCCTTGCGCCCACGCCCTGTATCTATTTCCCCTCAAAGCCCTGGCCCGGGACCAGCTTGACACGATCAAACAGATGTTGGCCGGTACGGATACTATTCTTTCACACCCTTTGACCGCAGGCGTTTATGACGGGGATATCACAGCCTATCAAAAGACAAAGATCCGGAAAAATCCGCCCAATATCCTTTTATCAAACCCCGAGATGCTGCACCTGGCCATGCTGGCCCACCATCATCTATGGGCCGCGGTTTTTGCAAATCTGAAGTACATTGTGGTGGATGAGGTACACACCTACCGTGGGATCATGGGCTCAAACATGGCCTGGGTCTTTCGCAGGCTTTTGCGGATCTGCCGGTTTTACGGATCTGACCCTTGTTTTATTTTTTGTTCCGCCACCATTGCCAACCCCGGACAGCTTGCCTCGGAACTCACAGGACTGCCGGTGGCGGTGGTCGCTGAACAAGGGGCCCCTTGCGGCAAAAAAGATGTGTTGATGATGAAGGGGCTCGAAGGGGCGGCCCAGACTGCCATCACTCTGATTCATGCCGCCGTATACCGAAACCTTGCCACCATCGTTTACACCCAGTCTAGAAAAATTACGGAGTTGATTGCCGTATGGGCGGGGCAGCGGGCCAAATCCATGGCAGATAAGATCTGTGCATACAGGGCCGGATTTCTGCCCGAGGAGCGGCGGGAGATTGAACAGAAACTGGCCAAAGGCGAGCTGCTGTGCGTGGTGTCAACATCCGCCCTGGAGCTTGGTATTGACATCGGCAATCTGGACCTTTGCATCCTTGTGGGGTATCCGGGAACGATGATGTCCACCTGGCAGCGGGCGGGCAGGGTCGGTCGGGACGGCAACGATTCCGCCATGGTCCTCATTGCCCATGAAGACGCCCTGGACCAATATTTCATCAACCATCCGGATATATTTTTTACCATGCCCCCGGAAACCGCACGGATCAATCCTGAAAATCCTCAAATTCTTGATCGCCATCTGGATTGTGCGGCTGCGGAACTCAGTCTTGACGCCGATGATCCTATGCTGACGCCGCCGGCTGTCCAGGAGCGGGTGCAGGCCCTGGGCCGTGAAGGTAAACTCCTGTTAAGCCGGGATGCAAAGACCTGGTTCTCCCGTCGCAAACAACCCCACAGGGAGGTCAGTTTACGGGGCACCGGGCACACCATTCCCATATTCAAGGAGGATACCCGGCAGAGTTTAGGTGAAATTGACCGGCACAGATCCTATTTTGAAACCCATGAGGGGGCGGTGTACCTGCACCGGGGAGAGACCTTTGTGGTGACACTGTTTGACCACCTTAAGGGCGTGGTCCGGGCGAAAAAGGAGAAGGTCAGTTATTACACCCGGGCAAGGTCCTCCAAAAATACTGAAATTTTACATGTGGATAAAACCTGCCGGGTCAAAAACACCCGGGTGGGGTTCGGCAAGCTGAAAATCCGGGAACAGGTGACAGGTTATGAGATGAAATCGGTGTCCGGACAAAAATCCCTCGGCATCGTGCCGTTGGATCTGCCGGAACTGACCTACGAAACCCAGGGGTTGTGGATCGAAATTCCGGACCGGATCAGGCAGCGCATTGAAACCGATCGTCTGCACTTCATGGGCGGGATTCATGCGTTGGAGCATGCCGCCATCGGCATGATGCCGCTGCTGGTGATGACCGACAGGAACGATCTGGGCGGTATCTCCATGCCTTACCATCCCCAGGTTGATACCTCGGTTGTTTTTGTTTACGACGGTGTGCCGGGCGGGTTGGGACTTACATTGCAGGCCTTTGACAATGCGGAGACCCTGATGCAAAGAACCCATGAGGCGATCCGGGACTGCCCCTGCGACAACGGGTGCCCGGCCTGTGTGCATTCGCCCAAATGCGGATCTGGAAACCGGCCCATAGACAAGGCGGCTGCAAAGCAGATTCTTGATATGCTTCTTGGGCAAGAGACGGAACCGGGGGAGATTGTCCCTGTTCCGGCTGGGCCGCAGTCGCTTTTTCCGGATATCGCTGTTTCGAAAAAATCAACACATCAAGAAAAGTCACAGTCCATACCTCCCAAAAGATACGCCGTGCTTGACATTGAAACCCGTCGGTCCGCCAAGCAGGTGGGTGGATGGCACAAAGCGGAACGTATGGGGGTCTCCTGCGCGGTGCTCTACGATTCCCTTGAAGAGGACTTTCGGGTCTATTACCAGGAAGATATGGAAAAACTTGTGGAACGGCTCAGGCAAATGGACCTTGTTATCGGGTTTAACATTATCCGGTTTGATTACAAAGTGCTCTCCGGGCTAAGCCCGTTTAATTTTCACAGCCTGCCCACCCTGGATATCCTGACAAAAGTCCATGATCGCCTGGGTTACCGCCTTTCCCTGGATCATCTGGCCGGCCAGACCCTGGGACTAGAAAAAAGTGCAGACGGCCTTCTGGCGCTTAAATGGTGGCAGGAAGGCCGCCTGGACCTGATTGTGGAGTACTGCACCCAGGATGTACGCGTCACCCATGAACTATACACCTATGGCCGGGATAATGGGTTTTTACTTTTTAAAAACAAGGCCGGTCACCAGGTCCGTATTCCCGTGGACTGGAAATAATCTTGATGGCGCCATCGGTAGTGCTTTTTACAAGGGCATCAATCTTAGATTCGTGTTACTTATTATTTTAACACCTTTTTTATAGTGTTTAATATCCAATTATTTTAATAAAACATCTTTAAAGCTGTTATGCATGAATCGTATTGACACTATTTACAATCAGTCTTAATATTACCTTTTAAGATGGTGTTATAGCCAAAAAATTAATTTAAACTACTTTAAAGGTGTGTTTTGTCTTTTTTTGCCATGACCGATAAGTCAATATTAAACGAGATCGGTCGCCGATTAAAATCAATTCGTTTGAGAAAAAATATGACGCAAAAAGAGGTGGCCGTGGCCACCGGGCTTTCTCTGAATGCCGTTCAGACGGCCGAGAAGGGTACAAGCAAGATGATGACATATGTCAAGATATTACGGGTATTGAATGCCCTGGACAGTTTGGAAAATTTTTTACCCGAAGTGACCATCAGCCCGCTGGAGTTAGCCAAACTGGAAGGTAAAAAGCGCAAGCGCGCCTCGGGTCAACGGATAAAGAAGTTTTAATGGACCCATTAAAAACAGCATATGTCAAAATCTGGAATGAGATTGTGGGGGCGGTCACCTGGGATGACAGCCTCGGGGGGGCCGTATTTGAGTATGCGCCCGAATTTTTAGGTAAAGGGTGGGATCTTTCCCCGGTTCACATGGGGCTTTCATCCGCCCGGAAGGGCGAGCGCCAATTCTTTTTCCCCAATATTGATTCTCACACATTCCATGGGCTGCCCGGGCTTCTGGCCAGTGCCTTGCCGGATGACTTCGGCAACAGCATCATTGATTCCTGGCTGGTCAGAAACGGCCGGGACCCAAGATCGTTTAATCCCGTTGAGCGGCTCTGCTATGTGGGGACCCGGGGTATGGGTGCTTTGGAGTTTTACCCCCAGGTTCGTCCGGGACAATTGAACAAATCCGTTCCCATAGAGGTTGAAAAGATTATGCAGCTGGCCCAGGACGCATTATTAAAAAGATCCGAACTTGATGCGCAGATGCAGGGTTCCGAGAAAGAGAAGGCCGAAGCCATGCTCGATATTTTACGGGTGGGGACTACGGCCGGCGGTGCGGTGCCCAAGGCCATTATTGCCGTCAATGACAAAGGGCATGTGATTTCCGGGCAGTCAAAGGCGCCCAAAGGCTATGCGCACTGGATTCTGAAATTTGACGGGATCAATATCCAACAGCCCGGCAATTTTGGAAAATCCAGGGATGATTGCAGGGTGGAATACGCCTACTATCTGATGGCCCAAAGTGCAGGAATCAATATGACACCCTGCCGCCTTTTAGAAGAGAACGGCCGTGCCCATTTCATGACCCGGCGGTTTGATCGTCTGGGCCGGGACAAGATTCATGTGTTGTCTTTGGCATGCATGGGCCATTTGGGCTGGAATCCGGTGGGCCGTGTCAATTATGAAGACGCGTTCCAGGTGATGCGCATTCTAAGACTGCCGTATGCTGAGCAGGCCCAGCAATTTCGCCGTATGGTGTTTAACGCCGTAACAAAAAACATAGACGACCATACAAAAAATATCAGCTACATGATGGACAAAACCGGGGTGTGGACCCTTTGTCCGGCATACGATGTCACTTTTACCTATGATCCGGACGAATTGTTTGGCGATCGTCATAAAATGAAGATCAACGGCAAACAGTATGGATTCTCAACGGACGATTTTTTGCAGGTCGCAGACAATATGGGAATCAATAAATCCAATGAAATTATCGAACAGGTTCTACATGCGGCATCCCGGTGGCCTGAGTTTGCAAAAAAGGCCGGTGTCAATCCTGATGTAATTCAATTTATCCAAGACGCTATAAAACCAAATTTTTGATCGTCCCTATAATTACAAAATATTGGACACCATAGTAAAACTGGTCTATTCTGATTTTCATACAAAACCCTGCAAGGGTATTCAACAGCCTGTCCGGTGGTGGATACTGCCCGACAAAACGTGGTGGATTCGAGATTTTCAAAAATAATGTAACGGCTTTGCAAAAAAGGTATTTATTTTTATGGAGAACCTAAAAGAAAATATCAAACATGCTTCAGAAGTTATAAAAAATGCAGATGCACTTTTCATCACTGCCGGTGCCGGTATGGGCGTCGATTCGGGACTGCCTGATTTCAGGGGGAATTCCGGGTTCTGGAAAGCGTATCCGCCCATAGCGAAACTGGGCAAATCATTCAGTGAAATGGCAGATCCGATCTGGTTTCACAAAAAGCCTGAAATTGCCTGGGCCTTTTATGGGCACAGGTTGAACCTCTATCGTGAAACGATTCCCCACGACGGTTTTTTAAGATTGCTTGAGTTAGGAAAGCAAAAGCAATATGGATACTTTGTGTTCACCTCCAATGTTGACGGACAATTTCAAGCCGCCGGTTTTGATAAGGACTGTATTGAAGAGTGCCACGGCTCCATTCACCATCTTCAATGCACCCAACCGTGTTCCAATGATATCTGGGAGATGGGAGGGGAAAAAGTCAATGTTGATATGGAGGCGTTCATGGCAACCGAGCCGCTTCCAAAATGCAAAAACTGCGGCGGATTGGCCCGCCCCAATATTTTGATGTTCGGGGACTGGAACTGGATCGCCTACCGCAGCAATGCCCAGGGAATGCGTTTGCAAAAATGGCTTCAAGGGCTTAACAATATCAATGCAAAGATAGCCATAATTGAAATGGGGGCAGGAACTGCTGTGCCCACAGTTCGCTTGCAATCCCAGCGCGTCCACAACGGCAAAAATTCAATCCTGATACGCATTAACCCAAGAGACTACGATGCACCGACAGGTGCGATCAGTATCCCCCTGGGTGCCCTGGAAGGGGTAAACAGCATTTTGGATTGATATCGATTAAAAATGGAACATTTTGCTGAACTCATCACCGCTCTTGCCCAGATCCTATGGCCATTCATAGCTATTTTTTTATTGATTTACTTCAGGCAGAGTATTCAAACAGCCATTGAAAACGGGGCTGAAATTGCGTTTGAGTTTATGGGGAACAAGGTTCGTATCACGCCAACCAAAAAAATCATTACAGGCAATAATCAAAATCAAGAAAACAAGCTTCCCGAAATAACGGAAAAAAAAGAGATTCCGGCTGACTACTTTTACATCAACCACCAGTCCTTTTACCGGGAAGACAAGCAGGACCAATTAAGGGTCCTGACGAATTTAAATTGCAAACTTCACTTTATACACATTACAACACATTCATATTATCAGGGTGCCGTGGATCATGTTGAAAAGGTTGAGTATTATTTACATGAAACTTATCCGGAACCCATCCAGGTAAGAACAAACAAAAAAGACAATTTTCTGCTCAAAGAATTGGCATATGGAGAATATGTTCTGATTGCTAAAATTTATTTAAAAAACAGAAAAATTCCTTTGATTTTAAATCGATATATAAGTTTGTCACAATAGCCGTCCGGCCCTGGCTGCTATAGAAAGACAGCCAGAACAAAATAACAGATGGGCAGAACATATAAAAGTCCTCGTATCATGGCTGGATATTTATTTCGTTTCGTGAACACCACAATACATAATCCAACAAACACGGCAGCCCCCCTGAATCCCATGGACAGATAGCTCCAGCGCAG contains:
- a CDS encoding helix-turn-helix transcriptional regulator; translated protein: MTDKSILNEIGRRLKSIRLRKNMTQKEVAVATGLSLNAVQTAEKGTSKMMTYVKILRVLNALDSLENFLPEVTISPLELAKLEGKKRKRASGQRIKKF
- a CDS encoding histidine phosphatase family protein, with translation MSNKYILRSQHTIELVRTLLGQGVDRLSLILRHSDRQYSDNPRLEPFMGLNDAGKGYAFDLGKSFPLDLTPVLFSSHFGRCVETAYLIDKGFTSVTGKLLPHNTLDTALTPFYVKDIVTATNMLIQTGSNQFVRNWFDNTIDDSIMLDPEVTANRISDFMVSSLKALSPGQAAIGVTHDWNIFPIKQFKLKLSSEDALDAGYLDAVAFFEKDDRIFAAARQFEPVEVS
- a CDS encoding type II toxin-antitoxin system HipA family toxin, yielding MDPLKTAYVKIWNEIVGAVTWDDSLGGAVFEYAPEFLGKGWDLSPVHMGLSSARKGERQFFFPNIDSHTFHGLPGLLASALPDDFGNSIIDSWLVRNGRDPRSFNPVERLCYVGTRGMGALEFYPQVRPGQLNKSVPIEVEKIMQLAQDALLKRSELDAQMQGSEKEKAEAMLDILRVGTTAGGAVPKAIIAVNDKGHVISGQSKAPKGYAHWILKFDGINIQQPGNFGKSRDDCRVEYAYYLMAQSAGINMTPCRLLEENGRAHFMTRRFDRLGRDKIHVLSLACMGHLGWNPVGRVNYEDAFQVMRILRLPYAEQAQQFRRMVFNAVTKNIDDHTKNISYMMDKTGVWTLCPAYDVTFTYDPDELFGDRHKMKINGKQYGFSTDDFLQVADNMGINKSNEIIEQVLHAASRWPEFAKKAGVNPDVIQFIQDAIKPNF
- a CDS encoding pYEATS domain-containing protein: MEHFAELITALAQILWPFIAIFLLIYFRQSIQTAIENGAEIAFEFMGNKVRITPTKKIITGNNQNQENKLPEITEKKEIPADYFYINHQSFYREDKQDQLRVLTNLNCKLHFIHITTHSYYQGAVDHVEKVEYYLHETYPEPIQVRTNKKDNFLLKELAYGEYVLIAKIYLKNRKIPLILNRYISLSQ
- a CDS encoding DEAD/DEAH box helicase, which gives rise to MGLDNYITGLKSFKGFRGDIVSHKTFDARPAAWASKERFPRFKNNLSGLLAELGIKNLYTHQARAISLILDDRHTVIATPTASGKSLVYNLPVMDTLISDPCAHALYLFPLKALARDQLDTIKQMLAGTDTILSHPLTAGVYDGDITAYQKTKIRKNPPNILLSNPEMLHLAMLAHHHLWAAVFANLKYIVVDEVHTYRGIMGSNMAWVFRRLLRICRFYGSDPCFIFCSATIANPGQLASELTGLPVAVVAEQGAPCGKKDVLMMKGLEGAAQTAITLIHAAVYRNLATIVYTQSRKITELIAVWAGQRAKSMADKICAYRAGFLPEERREIEQKLAKGELLCVVSTSALELGIDIGNLDLCILVGYPGTMMSTWQRAGRVGRDGNDSAMVLIAHEDALDQYFINHPDIFFTMPPETARINPENPQILDRHLDCAAAELSLDADDPMLTPPAVQERVQALGREGKLLLSRDAKTWFSRRKQPHREVSLRGTGHTIPIFKEDTRQSLGEIDRHRSYFETHEGAVYLHRGETFVVTLFDHLKGVVRAKKEKVSYYTRARSSKNTEILHVDKTCRVKNTRVGFGKLKIREQVTGYEMKSVSGQKSLGIVPLDLPELTYETQGLWIEIPDRIRQRIETDRLHFMGGIHALEHAAIGMMPLLVMTDRNDLGGISMPYHPQVDTSVVFVYDGVPGGLGLTLQAFDNAETLMQRTHEAIRDCPCDNGCPACVHSPKCGSGNRPIDKAAAKQILDMLLGQETEPGEIVPVPAGPQSLFPDIAVSKKSTHQEKSQSIPPKRYAVLDIETRRSAKQVGGWHKAERMGVSCAVLYDSLEEDFRVYYQEDMEKLVERLRQMDLVIGFNIIRFDYKVLSGLSPFNFHSLPTLDILTKVHDRLGYRLSLDHLAGQTLGLEKSADGLLALKWWQEGRLDLIVEYCTQDVRVTHELYTYGRDNGFLLFKNKAGHQVRIPVDWK
- a CDS encoding Sir2 family NAD-dependent protein deacetylase produces the protein MENLKENIKHASEVIKNADALFITAGAGMGVDSGLPDFRGNSGFWKAYPPIAKLGKSFSEMADPIWFHKKPEIAWAFYGHRLNLYRETIPHDGFLRLLELGKQKQYGYFVFTSNVDGQFQAAGFDKDCIEECHGSIHHLQCTQPCSNDIWEMGGEKVNVDMEAFMATEPLPKCKNCGGLARPNILMFGDWNWIAYRSNAQGMRLQKWLQGLNNINAKIAIIEMGAGTAVPTVRLQSQRVHNGKNSILIRINPRDYDAPTGAISIPLGALEGVNSILD